From a single Pempheris klunzingeri isolate RE-2024b chromosome 2, fPemKlu1.hap1, whole genome shotgun sequence genomic region:
- the usp49 gene encoding ubiquitin carboxyl-terminal hydrolase 49: MDRCKHVGRLRLGQDHSILNPQKWHCVDCSTTDSVWACLKCSHVACGRFMEEHSLKHFQESHHPLAMEVRELDVFCFACGDYVLNDNAEGDLKLLRGALSTVRGPGRRSLRSSTGAPWVGEGGPQPAMQLALRHRRKALLGKMLQMWISKHQDLQNQRKEKLEEARRQKKEVKRRLLEELGSVPPRKSARLLTQAPRSTITLIPRKFRDPPERLPPPPAPPPKKPSLLTLSRKPPQNGRAAKLRRYYSTHAVTRRRLAPGVTGLRNLGNTCYMNSILQVLSHLQKFRECFLTLDLCETEELLAKTNHSQGVKGVTGGVVSSGNTALSGCPLGRMGKAGSWNLPVGKKESTLPSPQAAELVQPKEPRCSTRQQMSLCHELHTLFRVMWSGRWTLVSPFAMLHSVWNLIPAFRGYDQQDAQEFLCELLDKVQQELDTEGSKRRIVIPITKRKLSKQVLKVLNTIFHGQLLSQVTCLSCKHKSNTVEPFWDLSLEFPERYHSVDKGSGSAAYQRSCTLTEMLSKFTEMEALEGSIYACNHCNKRRRKSSHKPLVLSEARKQLLIYRLPQVLRLHLKRFRWSGRNHREKIGVHVAFDQVLNIKPYCCTGSGHSVHRGGYTYDLSAVVMHHGKGFGSGHYTAYCYNTEGGFWVHCNDSEMKVCSVEEVCNTQAYILFYTQRSA, translated from the exons ATGGATCGCTGTAAGCACGTGGGGCGCCTTCGTCTGGGCCAAGACCATTCCATCCTCAATCCACAAAAATGGCACTGTGTCGACTGCAGCACCACAGATTCAGTGTGGGCCTGCCTCAAGTGCTCCCACGTGGCCTGTGGACGTTTCATGGAGGAGCATTCACTCAAACACTTTCAGGAGTCACACCACCCACTGGCTATGGAGGTGCGTGAGCTGGATGTCTTCTGTTTTGCCTGTGGAGACTATGTACTCAATGATAACGCGGAGGGCGACCTCAAACTCCTCAGAGGGGCGCTCTCAACTGTTCGCGGCCCGGGTAGACGCTCGCTACGCTCCTCGACAGGGGCCCCATGGGTTGGGGAAGGTGGGCCACAGCCCGCCATGCAGCTGGCGTTGCGTCACAGGAGAAAAGCACTTCTAGGGAAGATGCTTCAGATGTGGATCAGCAAGCATCAGGACCTGCAGAATCAGCGTAAAGAGAAACTTGAGGAAGctagaagacaaaaaaaagaggtaaaaagGAGACTCCTGGAAGAGCTTGGCAGTGTCCCTCCCAGAAAGAGTGCTAGGCTTCTTACTCAGGCGCCACGTTCAACCATCACACTCATTCCTCGCAAATTTCGCGACCCTCCAGAACgcctacctcctcctcctgctcctcctcccaaGAAGCCTTCCCTTCTGACTCTGTCCCGTAAGCCTCCTCAGAATGGCAGAGCTGCTAAACTGAGGAGGTATTACTCCACACATGCGGTAACCCGCCGGAGACTCGCTCCAGGTGTCACTGGTCTGCGCAATTTGGGGAACACATGCTACATGAACTCAATATTGCAAGTGCTGAGCCACCTGCAGAAATTCAGGGAGTGTTTTCTCACTTTGGACCTGTGTGAGactgaggagctgctggccAAGACCAATCACTCCCAGGGAGTGAAGGGTGTGACAGGAGGCGTAGTCAGCAGCGGTAACACAGCACTGTCAGGGTGCCCTCTTGGACGCATGGGGAAGGCAGGCAGTTGGAATTTGCCAGTGGGCAAAAAGGAAAGTACCCTGCCTTCCCCACAGGCTGCAGAGTTGGTCCAGCCCAAGGAGCCTCGCTGCTCCACCCGCCAGCAGATGTCTCTGTGCCATGAGTTGCATACACTTTTCAGGGTCATGTGGTCGGGCCGGTGGACATTAGTGTCTCCCTTTGCCATGCTGCACTCTGTGTGGAACCTCATCCCAGCTTTCCGTGGTTACGACCAGCAGGATGCCCAGGAGTTCTTGTGTGAGCTGCTGGACAAGGTGCAGCAGGAGCTGGACACAGAGGGGTCCAAACGCAGGATAGTTATCCCCATCACAAAGAGGAAACTGTCCAAGCAAGTGCTAAAGGTTCTAAACACCATCTTTCACGGGCAGCTACTCAGCCAG gtGACGTGTCTGTCCTGTAAGCACAAGTCTAACACAGTCGAGCCATTCTGGGATTTGTCTTTGGAGTTTCCGGAGCGGTACCACAGTGTGGACAAAGGCTCAGGCTCTGCAGCTTACCAGCGCAGCTGCACCCTCACTGAGATGCTGTCCAAGTTTACGGAGATGGAGGCGCTGGAAGGCAGCATTTACGCCTGCAACCACTGCAACA AAAGAAGACGGAAATCATCCCACAAACCCTTAGTTCTGTCAGAGGCACGTAAGCAGCTTCTGATATACCGTTTACCTCAGGTTCTACGGCTGCACCTCAAACGCTTCAG ATGGTCTGGGCGGAACCATAGGGAGAAAATCGGCGTCCACGTGGCCTTTGACCAAGTTCTGAACATCAAACCATACTGCTGCACGGGCTCAGGTCACTCTGTCCACAGAGGAGGCTACACCTACGATCTGTCTGCTGTGGTCATGCATCATGGTAAAGGCTTCGGCTCAGGGCACTACACCGCATACTGCTACAACACAgaaggag GTTTCTGGGTCCACTGTAATGACTCTGAGATGAAGGTTTGCAGTGTGGAGGAAGTGTGCAACACTCAGGCCTATATTCTCTTCTATACCCAGAGGTCTGCCTAG